In the Oreochromis aureus strain Israel breed Guangdong linkage group 14, ZZ_aureus, whole genome shotgun sequence genome, one interval contains:
- the LOC116314757 gene encoding uncharacterized protein LOC116314757 yields MIKPQEHGELLLRDSPPVFGKPWYWHRSNSTMESTRSLAQVIMEMRDEIKKLEAENRELRGDFGQRSLAAMPGEASPVSSAVKKQADKDDNPYVNLRRNASAPVLEGQYKENTVMTVRRYSTSSNLSGVTVPDGRINRVQPSNSGWERLQEEIQHGKGVFGNSAKEDVGKVTNRHSLQEYVHKNRSKVKTVTFLLPVDDIYTSRPALTKHQEDPKLSDLDSITETDS; encoded by the exons ATGATAAAGCCGCAGGAGCACGGCGAGCTTCTACTGCGCGACTCCCCGCCGGTGTTTGGGAAGCCGTGGTACTGGCACCGCAGCAACAGCACCATGGAGAGCACCCGCAGCCTGGCGCAGGTCATCATGGAGATGCGCGACGAAATCAAGAAGCTGGAAGCGGAGAACCGGGAGCTGCGGGGAGACTTTGGTCAGCGTTCACTTGCGGCCATGCCAGGAGAAGCTAGTCCCGTGTCATCAGCAGTTAAGAAGCAGGCTGACAAGGATGATAACCCTTACGTGAACCTGAGGCGAAATGCGTCTGCGCCGGTCCTGGAGGGACAATACAAGG AGAACACTGTGATGACTGTTCGGAGGTACTCTACAAGTTCCAACCTGTCTGGGGTGACTGTACCGGACGGAAGGATTAACAGGGTCCAGCCAAGCAACTCTGGTTGGGAAAGACTGCAAGAAGAAATCCAACATGGGAAAGGTGTCTTTGGTAACTCAGCGAAGGAAGATGTGGGAAAAGTTACCAACCGGCACTCCCTGCAGGAATATGTTCATAAAAACAG GTCCAAGGTGAAAACTGTCACCTTCCTTCTACCTGTGGATGACATTTACACCAGTCGACCAGCTCTGACCAAACACCAGGAGGATCCTAAACTGTCTGACCTGGATTCCATAACTGAGACGGATTCTTGA
- the LOC116314742 gene encoding double-strand break repair protein MRE11-like isoform X1 — MSSENTSDDEDTFKILIATDIHLGYLEKDAIRGNDTYNTLNEILQCAKQNEVDFILLGGDLFHDNKPSRQCLHKCITMLRKYCMGDSPVRFEILSDQKVNFNTTQFPWVNYQDENLNISIPVFSIHGNHDDPTGAEGLCALDLLSASGFVNHFGHSHSVEKIEISPILMQKGITKLALYGLGSIPDERLYRMFVNKQVSMLRPKEDQDGWFNLFTIHQNRSKHGPTNYIPEQFLDDFLDLVVWGHEHECLIKPTLNEQQLFYVSQPGSSVATSLSPGEATKKKIGLLRVKGRKMKLQEIPLKTVRQFFIEDVVLADHQDCFTPDTPHVTKKVEDFCFAKVTEMLHEAERERLGCPLTPEKPLIRLRVDYSGGFEAFNTSRFSQKFVDRVANPKDIIHFVRRREQKEIKDENSIDYGKLFKPTAVEGLRVEDLVKQYFEAAEQKVQLSLLTEQGMGKAIQEFVDKDEKEAIEELITYQLRKTQLHLQSRGVTTEQDIDAEVRLFRDSKKNTAEEEKDIQEAMNRAKAHRLERGDGDFADQDVSDVTMDSDEGSVPVAAPTRGRGRGSRGRGGRGRGRGATASEPKPAGRGRSQKSSTTSQSRSILQAFQASSQKPSRTGATKSYADEVIIDDSDEDIPVTKAARPPPKPSSSSSSSSFSKYGSQSQSQSRGVAFDDSDDDEDDPFKAPTRR, encoded by the exons atgtctTCAGAGAATACCTC AGATGATGAGGATACTTTCAAGATCCTGATTGCTACAGATATTCACCTTGGTTACCTTGAGAAGGATGCCATTCGTGGAAATGACACATACAACACACTAAATGAAATCCTGCAATGTGCCAAGCAAAATGAG GTAGATTTCATCCTCCTTGGTGGCGATTTATTCCATGACAACAAACCTTCACGCCAGTGCCTTCACAAGTGCATCACTATGCTGCGGAAATACTGCATGGGAGACTCACCTGTACGCTTCGAAATCCTCAGTGACCAGAAAGTCAACTTCAACACAACACA GTTCCCCTGGGTTAATTATCAGGATGAAAACCTGAACATCTCTATTCCCGTGTTCAGCATTCATGGAAACCATGATGACCCAACTGGA GCTGAAGGCTTGTGTGCATTGGATCTGCTGAGTGCTTCTGGTTTTGTCAATCATTTTGGCCACTCCCACTCTGTGGAGAAGATAGAGATCAGTCCCATTTTAATGCAGAAAGGCATCACCAAGCTTGCCTTATATGGTCTTG GTTCTATCCCAGATGAGCGCCTGTACAGGATGTTTGTCAACAAACAGGTATCCATGCTTCGCCCAAAAGAAGACCAAGATGGCTGGTTTAACCTCTTCACCATCCATCAGAACAG GAGTAAACATGGTCCCACAAACTACATTCCTGAGCAGTTCCTGGATGATTTCCTTGACCTGGTGGTGTGGGGTCATGAACATGAGTGTTTGATTAAACCCACCCTAAATGAACAACAGCTCTTCTATGTGTCACAGCCTGGAAGCTCTGTAGCTACATCACTTTCTCCTGGAGAAGCCACCAAGAA GAAAATTGGACTGTTGAGGGTGAAAGGTCGTAAAATGAAATTGCAAGAGATCCCCCTGAAGACTGTGCGTCAGTTCTTCATTGAGGATGTGGTGCTGGCTGATCATCAGGACTGCTTTACACCAGATACCCCTCATGTAACAAAGAAGGTGGAGGACTTTTGTTTTGCAAAGGTCACAGAGATGCTGCACGAAGCAGAAAGGGAAAGACTTGGATGTCCGCTTACCCCTGAGAAACCTCTTATTCGCCTAAGA GTGGACTACAGTGGAGGTTTTGAGGCATTCAATACCTCACGGTTCAGCCAGAAGTTTGTGGATCGTGTGGCCAACCCGAAAGACATAATTCACTTTGTCAGACGACGTGAGCAGAAGGAAATCAAAG ATGAGAACAGTATTGACTATGGGAAGCTGTTCAAACCTACTGCTGTCGAAGGGTTGAGAGTGGAGGACCTTGTCAAGCAGTACTTTGAGGCAGCAGAACAG AAGGTACAGCTGTCCCTGCTGACCGAGCAAGGCATGGGTAAGGCCATTCAGGAGTTTGTTGACAAAGATGAGAAGGAAGCCATCGAGGAGCTTATCACTTACCAGTTGCGGAAGACACAGCTCCATCTTCAGTCTAGAGGAGTAACCACAGAACAGGATATAGATGCAGAG gtTCGGCTGTTCAGAGATTCCAAAAAGAACACAGCCGAGGAGGAGAAAGACATCCAAGAA gcTATGAACAGAGCCAAGGCTCACCGGTTGGAGCGTGGTGATGGTGACTTTGCAGATCAGGATGTTTCGGATGTTACTATGGACTCTGACGAAGGCTCAGTTCCAGTTGCTGCACCTACACGAGGCAGAGGGCGAGGAAGCAGAGGCCGTGGTGGCCGAGGGAGGGGCAGAG GTGCGACTGCCTCTGAACCAAAGCCAGCTGGTCGGGGTCGGTCCCAAAAGTCCTCAACAACATCCCAAAGCAGGAGCATTTTGCAGG CATTTCAGGCATCCTCCCAAAAGCCTTCTCGAACTGGAGCCACCAAATCTTATGCAGATGAA GTGATCATTGATGACTCAGATGAGGATATACCTGTAACAAAAGCTGCCCGACCCCCTCCAAA ACCGtcgtcctcatcatcatcatcgtcctTCTCTAAATACGGCTCTCAGAGCCAGAGCCAGTCGAGAGGAGTTGCGTTTGACGACAGCGATGATGATGAG GATGATCCATTCAAAGCCCCGACCAGAAGATAA
- the LOC116314755 gene encoding LOW QUALITY PROTEIN: double-strand break repair protein MRE11-like (The sequence of the model RefSeq protein was modified relative to this genomic sequence to represent the inferred CDS: inserted 1 base in 1 codon) — translation MSSENTSDDEDTFKILIATDIHLGYLEKDAIRGNDTYNTLNEILQCAKQNEVDFILLGGDLFHDNKPSRQCLHKCITMLRKYCMGDSPVRFEILSDQKVNFNTTQFPWVNYQDENLNISIPVFSIHGNHDDPTGAEGLCALDLLSASGLVNHFGHSHSVEKIEISPILMQKGITKLALYGLGSIPDERLYRMFVNKQVSMLRPKEDQDGWFNLFTIHQNRSKHGPTNYIPEQFLDDFLDLVVWGHEHECLIKPTLNEQQLFYVSQPGSSVATSLSPGEATKKKIGLLRVKGSEKTFQEIPLKTVRQFFIEDVVLADHQDCFTPDTPHVTKKVEDFCFAKVTEMLHEAERERLGCPLTPEKPLIRLRVDYSGGFEAFNTSRFSQKFVDRVANPXDIIHFVRRREQKEIKDKNSIDYGKLFKPTAVEGLRVEDLVKQYFEAAEQKVQLSLLTEQGMGKAIQEFVDKDEKEAIEELITYQLRKTQLHLQSRGVTTEQDIDAEVRLFRDSKKNTAEEEKDIQEAMNRAKAHRLERGDGDFADQDVSDVTMDSDEGSVPVAAPTRGRGRGSRGRGGRGRGRGATASEPKPAGRGWSQKSSTTSQSRSILQAFQASSQKPSRTGATKSYADEVIIDDSDEDIPVTKAARPPPKYVCINLDCRSVI, via the exons atgtctTCAGAGAATACCTC AGATGATGAGGATACTTTCAAGATCCTGATTGCTACAGATATTCACCTTGGTTACCTTGAGAAGGATGCCATTCGTGGAAATGACACATACAACACACTAAATGAAATCCTGCAATGTGCCAAGCAAAATGAG GTAGATTTCATCCTCCTTGGTGGCGATTTATTCCATGACAACAAACCTTCACGCCAGTGCCTTCACAAGTGCATCACTATGCTGCGAAAATACTGCATGGGAGACTCACCTGTACGCTTCGAAATCCTCAGTGACCAGAAAGTCAACTTCAACACAACACA GTTCCCCTGGGTTAATTATCAGGATGAAAACCTGAACATCTCTATTCCCGTGTTCAGCATTCATGGAAACCATGATGACCCAACTGGA GCTGAAGGCTTGTGTGCATTGGATCTGCTGAGTGCTTCTGGACTTGTCAATCATTTTGGCCACTCCCACTCTGTGGAGAAGATAGAGATCAGTCCCATTTTAATGCAGAAAGGCATCACCAAGCTTGCCTTATATGGTCTTG GTTCTATCCCAGATGAGCGCCTGTACAGGATGTTTGTCAACAAACAGGTATCCATGCTTCGCCCAAAAGAAGACCAAGATGGCTGGTTTAACCTCTTCACCATCCATCAGAACAG GAGTAAACATGGTCCCACAAACTACATTCCTGAGCAGTTCCTGGATGATTTCCTTGACCTGGTGGTGTGGGGTCATGAACATGAGTGTTTGATTAAACCCACCCTAAATGAACAACAGCTCTTCTATGTGTCACAGCCTGGAAGCTCTGTAGCTACATCACTTTCTCCTGGAGAAGCCACCAAGAA GAAAATTGGACTGTTGAGGGTGAAAGGTAGTGAAAAGACATTCCAAGAGATCCCCCTGAAGACTGTGCGTCAGTTCTTCATTGAGGATGTGGTGCTGGCTGATCATCAGGACTGCTTTACACCAGATACCCCTCATGTAACAAAGAAGGTGGAGGACTTTTGTTTTGCAAAGGTCACAGAGATGCTGCACGAAGCAGAAAGGGAAAGACTTGGATGTCCGCTTACCCCTGAGAAACCTCTTATTCGCCTGAGA GTGGACTACAGTGGAGGTTTTGAGGCATTCAATACCTCACGGTTCAGCCAGAAGTTTGTGGATCGTGTGGCCAACC AAGACATAATTCACTTTGTCAGACGACGTGAGCAGAAGGAAATCAAAG ATAAGAACAGTATTGACTATGGGAAGCTGTTCAAACCTACTGCTGTCGAAGGGTTGAGAGTGGAGGACCTTGTCAAGCAGTACTTTGAGGCAGCAGAACAG AAGGTACAGCTGTCCCTGCTGACCGAGCAAGGCATGGGTAAGGCCATTCAGGAGTTTGTTGACAAAGATGAGAAGGAAGCCATCGAGGAGCTTATCACTTACCAGTTGCGGAAGACACAGCTCCATCTTCAGTCTAGAGGAGTAACCACAGAACAGGATATAGATGCAGAG gtTCGGCTGTTCAGAGATTCCAAAAAGAACACAGCCGAGGAGGAGAAAGACATCCAAGAA gcTATGAACAGAGCCAAGGCTCACCGGTTGGAGCGTGGTGATGGTGACTTCGCAGATCAGGATGTTTCGGATGTTACTATGGACTCTGACGAAGGCTCAGTTCCAGTTGCTGCACCTACACGAGGCAGAGGGCGAGGAAGCAGAGGCCGTGGTGGCCGAGGGAGGGGCAGAG GTGCGACTGCCTCTGAACCAAAGCCAGCTGGTCGGGGTTGGTCCCAGAAGTCCTCAACAACATCCCAAAGCAGGAGCATTTTGCAGG
- the cep57 gene encoding centrosomal protein of 57 kDa, which translates to METLPKTLAADATRETEPYPPPPTCGPVPDSLSLPSYKDYPAHRPFIKRLVHHRPQTGTHQSYVPSSPIKAFPETNSTVILSALRNLQEKIRRLEMEKGHAERSLHALGKDASQTLLQNEDITPRLLNDRKDPERQRSAQSNCNQVLINHLAAAESRCLKLERQLDHMRRMLRNARAERTNLLKQQAILQKARSAEWQSDTASQYAQLDKLERLEQEYLRLTRTQNISEMKILELEMKLQEEEYQRKLIQDKANQLQTGLEASRILLQSVSPCRSTKKSKESKEKSNTKKSSQQYSYTEPHYRLSLRDVPFVAGTSVGCSHSVRANVQSVLSLLKQHQPHLCNSRVLSRNTNGSGTDGHQHSDSSSSSSSGSGEELSELLQALQEELRLMSLEHDELMRQVEDCVFEQERKELRRVQERLLLKMERKGEQISKLYKHKSQIKKLKKEANCRQSNGNEVRVSTTVSTRGRSAGAVKAKPGDRSKMNLRLLRDMKALQTSLRT; encoded by the exons ATGGAGACTCTGCCAAAAACACTCGCAGCTGACGCTACGCGGGAAACG GAGCCTTATCCACCACCACCAACCTGTGGACCGGTGCCTGACAGTCTGTCTCTGCCATCTTACAAAGACTACCCAGCTCACCGACCTTTTATCAAAAGACTTGTGCATCACAGACCCCAAACAGGCACTCATCAATCATATGTTCCATCATCACCCATCAAAGCCTTCCCTGAGACCAACAGTACTG tgATCTTATCTGCCTTGAGGAACCTCCAAGAAAAGATCAGGAGGTTGGAGATGGAAAAAGGACATGCAGAGCGGAGTCTGCATGCACTGGGAAAAGAtgcttcacaaacacttctgcaGAATGAAGATATTACACCGAGACTCTTAAATGATCGAAAAGACCCAGAAAGACAAAGAAGTGCTCAGTCCAACTGCAACCAAG TGCTGATCAACCACCTTGCTGCCGCAGAGTCTCGCTGTTTGAAGCTGGAGCGACAGCTGGATCACATGAGGAGGATGCTGCGCAATGCCAGAGCAGAGAGAACCAACCTGCTCAAACAGCAG GCCATCCTGCAGAAAGCCAGATCAGCTGAGTGGCAGTCTGACACAGCATCACAGTATGCTCAGTTGGACAAGCTGGAGAGACTTGAGCAGGAGTATCTCAGACTGACACGTACACAGAACATTTCCGAG ATGAAGATCCTTGAGTTGGAGATGAAACTGCAGGAAGAGGAGTACCAGAGAAAGCTCATCCAAGACAAGGCCAACCAA CTACAGACGGGGTTGGAGGCCAGTAGGATCCTGCTGCAGTCTGTGTCACCGTGCCGATCCACCAAGAAGTCCAAAGAGTCCAAAGAGAAGTCCAATACAAAG AAATCATCGCAGCAGTATTCCTACACAGAGCCACATTATAGACTGAGCCTCAGAGATGTACCCTTTGTTGCTGGAACG TCAGTTGGCTGCAGCCACTCGGTCAGAGCCAACGTCCAGTCAGTTTTGTCTCTCCTGAAGCAACACCAGCCCCACCTCTGCAACAGCCGCGTCCTCTCACGCAACACAAACGGCTCAGGCACAGACGGCCACCAGCATTCAGAcagttcctcttcttcttcttcgggtaGCGGGGAGGAATTATCGGAGCTGCTGCAAGCCCTGCAGGAGGAGCTGCGACTCATGAGCTT GGAGCATGATGAGTTAATGAGGCAGGTGGAGGATTGTGTATTTGAACAGGAAAGAAAGGAACTTCGGAGAGTGCAGGAGAGGCTGTTGTTGAAAATGGAGAGGAAAGGAGAGCAGATCAGTAAGCTGTACAAGCACAAGTCGCAG ataaaaaagttaaaaaaagaagccaaTTGCAGGCAGAGCAATGGGAATGAGGTGAGGGTGTCTACCACAGTGTCCACCAGAGGTCGCTCTGCGGGAGCAGTCAAAGCTAAACCAGGAGACAGAAGCAAGATGAATCTGAGGCTCCTGAGGGACATGAAGGCTCTGCAGACCTCATTACGGACCTGA
- the LOC116314742 gene encoding double-strand break repair protein MRE11-like isoform X2, whose protein sequence is MLRKYCMGDSPVRFEILSDQKVNFNTTQFPWVNYQDENLNISIPVFSIHGNHDDPTGAEGLCALDLLSASGFVNHFGHSHSVEKIEISPILMQKGITKLALYGLGSIPDERLYRMFVNKQVSMLRPKEDQDGWFNLFTIHQNRSKHGPTNYIPEQFLDDFLDLVVWGHEHECLIKPTLNEQQLFYVSQPGSSVATSLSPGEATKKKIGLLRVKGRKMKLQEIPLKTVRQFFIEDVVLADHQDCFTPDTPHVTKKVEDFCFAKVTEMLHEAERERLGCPLTPEKPLIRLRVDYSGGFEAFNTSRFSQKFVDRVANPKDIIHFVRRREQKEIKDENSIDYGKLFKPTAVEGLRVEDLVKQYFEAAEQKVQLSLLTEQGMGKAIQEFVDKDEKEAIEELITYQLRKTQLHLQSRGVTTEQDIDAEVRLFRDSKKNTAEEEKDIQEAMNRAKAHRLERGDGDFADQDVSDVTMDSDEGSVPVAAPTRGRGRGSRGRGGRGRGRGATASEPKPAGRGRSQKSSTTSQSRSILQAFQASSQKPSRTGATKSYADEVIIDDSDEDIPVTKAARPPPKPSSSSSSSSFSKYGSQSQSQSRGVAFDDSDDDEDDPFKAPTRR, encoded by the exons ATGCTGCGGAAATACTGCATGGGAGACTCACCTGTACGCTTCGAAATCCTCAGTGACCAGAAAGTCAACTTCAACACAACACA GTTCCCCTGGGTTAATTATCAGGATGAAAACCTGAACATCTCTATTCCCGTGTTCAGCATTCATGGAAACCATGATGACCCAACTGGA GCTGAAGGCTTGTGTGCATTGGATCTGCTGAGTGCTTCTGGTTTTGTCAATCATTTTGGCCACTCCCACTCTGTGGAGAAGATAGAGATCAGTCCCATTTTAATGCAGAAAGGCATCACCAAGCTTGCCTTATATGGTCTTG GTTCTATCCCAGATGAGCGCCTGTACAGGATGTTTGTCAACAAACAGGTATCCATGCTTCGCCCAAAAGAAGACCAAGATGGCTGGTTTAACCTCTTCACCATCCATCAGAACAG GAGTAAACATGGTCCCACAAACTACATTCCTGAGCAGTTCCTGGATGATTTCCTTGACCTGGTGGTGTGGGGTCATGAACATGAGTGTTTGATTAAACCCACCCTAAATGAACAACAGCTCTTCTATGTGTCACAGCCTGGAAGCTCTGTAGCTACATCACTTTCTCCTGGAGAAGCCACCAAGAA GAAAATTGGACTGTTGAGGGTGAAAGGTCGTAAAATGAAATTGCAAGAGATCCCCCTGAAGACTGTGCGTCAGTTCTTCATTGAGGATGTGGTGCTGGCTGATCATCAGGACTGCTTTACACCAGATACCCCTCATGTAACAAAGAAGGTGGAGGACTTTTGTTTTGCAAAGGTCACAGAGATGCTGCACGAAGCAGAAAGGGAAAGACTTGGATGTCCGCTTACCCCTGAGAAACCTCTTATTCGCCTAAGA GTGGACTACAGTGGAGGTTTTGAGGCATTCAATACCTCACGGTTCAGCCAGAAGTTTGTGGATCGTGTGGCCAACCCGAAAGACATAATTCACTTTGTCAGACGACGTGAGCAGAAGGAAATCAAAG ATGAGAACAGTATTGACTATGGGAAGCTGTTCAAACCTACTGCTGTCGAAGGGTTGAGAGTGGAGGACCTTGTCAAGCAGTACTTTGAGGCAGCAGAACAG AAGGTACAGCTGTCCCTGCTGACCGAGCAAGGCATGGGTAAGGCCATTCAGGAGTTTGTTGACAAAGATGAGAAGGAAGCCATCGAGGAGCTTATCACTTACCAGTTGCGGAAGACACAGCTCCATCTTCAGTCTAGAGGAGTAACCACAGAACAGGATATAGATGCAGAG gtTCGGCTGTTCAGAGATTCCAAAAAGAACACAGCCGAGGAGGAGAAAGACATCCAAGAA gcTATGAACAGAGCCAAGGCTCACCGGTTGGAGCGTGGTGATGGTGACTTTGCAGATCAGGATGTTTCGGATGTTACTATGGACTCTGACGAAGGCTCAGTTCCAGTTGCTGCACCTACACGAGGCAGAGGGCGAGGAAGCAGAGGCCGTGGTGGCCGAGGGAGGGGCAGAG GTGCGACTGCCTCTGAACCAAAGCCAGCTGGTCGGGGTCGGTCCCAAAAGTCCTCAACAACATCCCAAAGCAGGAGCATTTTGCAGG CATTTCAGGCATCCTCCCAAAAGCCTTCTCGAACTGGAGCCACCAAATCTTATGCAGATGAA GTGATCATTGATGACTCAGATGAGGATATACCTGTAACAAAAGCTGCCCGACCCCCTCCAAA ACCGtcgtcctcatcatcatcatcgtcctTCTCTAAATACGGCTCTCAGAGCCAGAGCCAGTCGAGAGGAGTTGCGTTTGACGACAGCGATGATGATGAG GATGATCCATTCAAAGCCCCGACCAGAAGATAA
- the gucy1b2 gene encoding guanylate cyclase soluble subunit beta-2, whose translation MAGLTCLLYSRQYGFINACLKSLVVEKFGEEAWVKLRDETGVQDTFLTHEVYKDEITLHLVAEACKLLGVKPEVVLRQFGEHFFEFCKRSGYHHMLRTLGGNLSEFTENLDALHSYLSLSYKEMNAPSFRVERNPDGTMLLHYYSDRRGLCHIVPGIIGAVAKDFFNSEITMEIVNQLEELERTGKKEHVVFLVSSKTDASSKAQILHSLTDEPNATVGIKKSHHVKKAKISFTMPRCHWQTSKELVHIGKGKSLKTFEPVYPMKLKIDLQTFCHAFPFHIVFDEQLVVHQAGVNLQRTVPGLQIMNIHLDEYFSIVHPEVTFTISSIRKFINSHFVMQTRREMMPEAWKDGPMLQLRGQMIWMPSLRCMLYQASPLLRSLQELEEMHMHISDIAPHDVTRDLILLNHQRLAEMELSSQLERKKEELRILSQHLEEEKRKTENLLYAMLPKHVANQLKEGKKVEAGEFKECTILFSDVVTFTNICAMCEPIQIVHMLNSMYLQFDRLTTVHNVYKVETIGDAYMVVGGVPIPVSSHAERVANFALGMIIAAKEVINPITGGPIQIRVGLHSGPVLAGVVGEKMPRYCLFGDTVNTASRMESHGLPNKIHLSPTVYQALKNKCFVIQKRGEIEVKGKGSMTTYFLERNTGVSEQQIMGLCDLEATDGEESSQGSYQPGFETKHRGEPFLIPMNYKDSPSESRPSSNMSEIQIRPILKPSDSESYGSLDTENQSEDGAVDQLQDTAKFGHTEYTEKNVEELDSDSHVDMQQQNLMSDSLETNIERKHSQTQFCVVL comes from the exons atgg ctggcCTGACTTGTTTGTTGTATTCCCGACAGTATGGATTTATTAATGCCTGTTTGAAATCGCTGGTAGTGGAAAAGTTTGGCGAGGAGGCATGGGTCAAGCTCAG GGATGAAACCGGAGTCCAGGACACCTTCCTGACGCATGAAGTTTATAAAGATGAAATCACTTTGCACTTAGTGGCAGAGGCCTGCAAGCTTTTAG GAGTAAAACCTGAGGTAGTCTTGAGGCAGTTCGGAGAGCATTTCTTTGAGTTTTGCAAACGCTCCGGCTACCATCACATGCTGCGGACTTTAGGAGGAAATCTGTCTGAATTCACAGAGAATTTGGATGCACTTCACAGCTACCTGTCGCTCTCCTATAAG GAGATGAATGCACCTTCTTTTCGAGTGGAAAGGAACCCTGATGGAACCATGCTTCTCCATTATTATTCTGACCGCAGAGGACTTTGTCACATTGttcctg GTATTATTGGAGCTGTTGCTAAGGATTTTTTCAACAGTGAGATAACAATGGAGATTGTTAACCAGCTAGAGGAACTGGAGAGAACTGGAAAGAAGGAGCATGTGGTTTTCCTAGTTAGCAGTAAAACTGACGCTTCCTCAAAGGCCCAGATCCTTCATTCTTTGACTGATGAACCTAATGCCACCGTCGGGATCAAAAAG TCCCATCATGTAAAGAAAGCCAAGATCAGTTTCACCATGCCCCGGTGTCACTGGCAGACGTCAAAGGAGTTGGTTCACATTGGGAAAG GCAAATCATTGAAGACTTTTGAACCTGTGTATCCTATGAAGCTCAAAATTGACCTGCAGACTTTCTGCCATGCTTTCCCTTTCCATATAGTCTTTGATGAGCAG CTGGTGGTGCATCAGGCTGGAGTGAATCTCCAAAGGACTGTCCCTGGGCTGCAGATTATGAATATCCATTTAGATGAGTACTTCAGCATTGTGCATCCTGAGGTGACTTTCACGATCTCCAGCATCAGGAAGTTCATCAACAGCCACTTTGTCATGCAGACTCGCAGGGAAATGATGCCTGAGGCATGGAAAGACGGGCCTATGCTTCAGCTCAgag GTCAGATGATCTGGATGCCTTCTCTGCGCTGCATGTTATATCAAGCCTCTCCTTTGCTGAGAAGCCTTCAGGAGCTGGAGGAAATGCACATGCACATTTCTGACATTGCACCCCATGATGTCACCCGGGACCTTATCCTACTCAATCACCAGCGACTGGCTGAAATGGAGCTATCCAGTCAGCTGGAAAGGAAGAAGGAAGAGCTCCGCATCCTGTCCCAGCACCTtgaggaagagaagagaaagacagagaactTGCTGTATGCCATGCTGCCTAAGCATGTAGCCAACCAGCTGAAAGAGGGCAAAAAAGTAGAAGCAG GAGAATTCAAAGAATGCACCATATTGTTCAGTGATGTAGTGACCTTTACCAATATCTGCGCCATGTGTGAACCCATTCAAATCGTTCATATGCTTAACTCCATGTACCTGCAATTTGACCGACTTACCACGGTGCACAATGTCTACAAG GTTGAGACCATAGGGGATGCCTATATGGTGGTAGGTGGGGTTCCTATACCTGTCTCCAGCCATGCTGAGAGGGTAGCCAACTTTGCTCTGGGCATGATTATAGCTGCCAAGGAGGTTATTAACCCTATAACTGGAGGACCCATTCAG ATCCGTGTGGGTCTCCACAGTGGTCCTGTATTGGCAGGTGTAGTTGGGGAGAAGATGCCACGCTACTGTCTTTTCGGAGACACTGTCAACACCGCCTCTCGTATGGAGAGTCACGGCCTCCCCAACAAGATCCATTTGAGCCCAACTGTATACCA GGCTTTAAAGAACAAATGCTTTGTCATCCAGAAACGAGGAGAGATAGAGGTGAAGGGAAAGGGGAGTATGACCACTTACTTTCTGGAAAGGAACACCGGAGTGAGCGAGCAGCAGATTATGGGTCTCTGTGACCTGGAGGCCACAGATGGAGAGGAGAGCAGCCAGGGAAGCTACCAGCCAG GTTTTGAAACAAAGCACAGAGGTGAGCCTTTCTTGATCCCAATGAATTACAAAGACAGTCCAAGTGAATCTCGGCCATCATCAAATATGTCTGAGATTCAAATCCGCCCAATTCTCAAGCCCTCCGACTCGGAGAGCTATGGAAGCCTCGACACTGAAAACCAATCAGAGGATGGCGCTGTGGACCAGTTACAAGATACTGCTAAATTTGGCCATACAgaatacacagagaaaaacgTAGAGGAATTAGACAGTGATAGCCATGTGGACATGCAGCAGCAAAACTTGATGAGTGATTCTTTGGAAACTAATATTGAAAGAAAACATAGCCAAACCCAGTTCTGTGTAGTTCTCTGA